One Serinus canaria isolate serCan28SL12 chromosome Z, serCan2020, whole genome shotgun sequence DNA window includes the following coding sequences:
- the LOC103823845 gene encoding C-type lectin domain family 2 member B-like codes for MEMKPEARVACQVMLALLFTALFITAIAFAGECRSFSLTVQAFQPHAQPCLQCPLDWIRYRGKCYYFSEAEGNWTSSRENCSALGASLATLDSTEDLSFVMRYKGISEHWIGLLREDEEQPWQWVNSSPLSHLFQIRGGGLCAYLDDNGLSSSHCSTERSWICNKHELQSPGKGNRMRRPPNLCVSSLGAAGRPSHSQISGAP; via the exons ATGGAGATGAAGCCAGAGGCACGTGTCGCCTGCCAGGTGATGCTGgccctgcttttcacagctctCTTCATCACAGCCATCGCTTTTGCAGGTGAATGTCGAAGTTTTAGTCTCACAG TGCAAGCTTTTCAGCCTCATGCCCAGCCTTGCCTTCAGTGCCCCTTGGACTGGATCAGGTACAGAGGAAAATGCTACTATTTTTCTGAGGCTGAGGGGAACTGGACATCCAGCCGGGAGAACTGCTCGGCACTTGGTGCTTCCTTGGCCACGCTGGACAGCACGGAGGACTTG aGCTTTGTGATGAGATACAAAGGCATCTCAGAGCATTGGATTGGCCTTTtgagggaggatgaggagcagccaTGGCAATGGGTGAACAGCTCACCTCTATCCCACCT GTTTCAGATCCGTGGTGGTGGGCTCTGTGCTTACCTGGATGACAatgggctcagctcctcccactgcagcactgagaggAGCTGGATTTGTAATAAACatgagctgcagagcccaggcaaGGGCAACAGGATGAGACGGCCTCCAAACCTCTGTGTCAGCTCcttgggtgctgcagggaggccTTCTCACTCCCAGATTTCTGGTGCACCATAG
- the LOC103823846 gene encoding butyrophilin subfamily 1 member A1-like, which yields MAFFLKPRPCTWDLALDYHTAKQFEVDVTLDPTTVGPEVILSEDLKEATWGRPRCQWPEGPGRFDTDPCMLGSEGFTSGRHYWEVEANGRFWAVGVARESVQRKGRVLFKPSTEIWVLQKYDELCVALTAPSNTSVPLLNGEIGVYLDYEVGQVSFYAVSSRQRIFTFPVASFSGERVFPYFCVLLSTIKLSPKG from the exons ATGGCTTTCTTCCTCAAACCACGACCATGCACCTGGGACCTTGCCCTGGACTACCACACCGCCAAACAGTTTGAAG TGGATGTAACCCTGGATCCAACCACAGTGGGTCCAGAAGTGATCCTCTCTGAGGACCTCAAAGAAGCCACCTGGGGCAGACCTCGCTGCCAGTGGCCTGAGGGTCCGGGCCGGTTCGACACAGACCCGTGCATGCTGGGCAGCGAGGGCTTCACCTCGGGCCGTCACTACTGGGAGGTGGAGGCCAATGGGCGCTTCTGGGCCGTGGGGGTGGCCCGCGAGTCGGTGCAGAGGAAAGGCCGGGTCCTCTTCAAGCCCAGCACTGAAATCTGGGTCTTGCAGAAGTATGATGAGCTCTGCGTTGCCCTCACGGCTCCATCCAACACCTCTGTCCCACTCCTCAATGGGGAGATTGGGGTCTACCTGGACTATGAGGTGGGACAGGTCTCTTTCTACGCTGTCAGCAGCCGCCAGCGCATCTTCACTTTTCCTGTGGCCTCCTTCAGTGGGGAGAGGGTCTTCCCCTACTTTTGCGTTCTCCTCTCAACCATTAAATTGTCCCCCAAGGGCTGA